In a genomic window of Sutcliffiella sp. FSL R7-0096:
- a CDS encoding diacylglycerol kinase — protein sequence MKRARVIYNPTSGRELFKKHLPEVLVRLEKAGYETSCHATTGHGDATVAARLAVERRYDLVVAAGGDGTINEVVNGLAEQEYRPLLGVIPVGTTNDFARALDLPRDDILGCVDVIATGVPMPVDIGKANDQYFMNIAGGGKMTELSYEVPIKMKTMLGQLAYYLKGIEMLPSIRPTNVTIEYDGKIFEGEIMLFLVSLSNSVGGFEKLAPDSCMNDGMFDMIILKKANIADFIRIASLALRGEHVKDPLVIYTKANRVKVNTHEKMQLNLDGEYGGLLPGEFVNLYRHLDVIVAEKRKEIEMAKCQ from the coding sequence ATGAAACGAGCTAGGGTGATTTATAACCCAACCTCTGGACGTGAGTTATTTAAGAAGCACTTGCCAGAAGTGTTGGTTAGATTAGAAAAGGCTGGTTATGAGACATCATGCCACGCAACAACCGGACATGGAGATGCAACCGTAGCAGCGAGGCTTGCTGTGGAGCGCCGTTATGACCTGGTTGTGGCAGCTGGTGGAGACGGTACGATTAACGAGGTGGTCAACGGGCTTGCCGAACAAGAATACCGACCGCTGCTTGGTGTGATACCAGTCGGAACAACCAATGACTTTGCTAGAGCATTGGACCTTCCACGCGATGATATTTTAGGTTGTGTCGATGTCATTGCAACAGGGGTTCCGATGCCTGTTGATATTGGAAAAGCGAATGACCAGTACTTCATGAACATTGCCGGTGGCGGGAAAATGACCGAGCTATCCTATGAAGTACCGATTAAAATGAAAACGATGCTGGGACAGCTTGCCTACTACCTCAAGGGGATCGAGATGCTTCCTTCCATTCGTCCAACAAACGTAACGATTGAATACGACGGGAAGATTTTCGAAGGCGAAATCATGCTTTTCCTCGTTTCACTTTCCAATTCGGTTGGAGGATTCGAGAAACTCGCACCTGATTCCTGCATGAATGACGGCATGTTTGACATGATCATCCTTAAAAAGGCAAACATCGCCGACTTTATCCGGATTGCCTCATTGGCGCTTCGCGGCGAGCATGTGAAGGATCCGCTTGTCATCTACACCAAAGCCAATCGGGTAAAAGTAAACACGCACGAAAAAATGCAACTTAACCTGGATGGAGAATACGGTGGACTGCTTCCGGGCGAGTTCGTTAACCTATACCGTCATTTAGATGTAATAGTAGCTGAAAAGCGTAAAGAAATCGAAATGGCTAAATGCCAATAG